From a single Polynucleobacter asymbioticus QLW-P1DMWA-1 genomic region:
- the secA gene encoding preprotein translocase subunit SecA yields the protein MVIGLLKTLVGSRNDRLLKQYRKVVAKVGTFEANLQTLDDAALAAKTDEFKSRLASGESLDSIAPEAFAVVREASVRVMKMRHFDAQLMGGLALHQGKIAEMGTGEGKTLTATLPVYLNALTGKGVHVVTVNDYLAQRDAEWMSTLYNFLGMKVGVNLSQMDHTTKKEAYAADITYGTNNEFGFDYLRDNMVQDLEQRVQRGLAYAIVDEVDSILIDEARTPLIISGQADDHTDLYIKINALPSHLELQIGEEKSDGTGVEKPGDYWVDEKSQQVYLTERGHDKAEEVLVQLGALDDGASLYAPQNITLMHHVYAALRAHTLYHRDQQYVVQNGEVIIVDEFTGRLMQGRRWSDGLHQAVEAKEGVAIQNENQTLATITFQNYFRMYGKLAGMTGTADTEAYEFKEIYNLETVVIPPNRISQRKDKQDQIYKSSRERYDAVIKDIEDCYQRGQPVLVGTTSIENSELIAGLLDKRKLPHQVLNAKQHAREAEIIAQAGRPKMITIATNMAGRGTDIVLGGNVGKQSSLIQVDEALSDLEKAAKIKSLQDEWQSIHDQVLTAGGLHIIGTERHESRRIDNQLRGRSGRQGDPGSSRFYLSLDDPLLRIFAGDRLRAVMERLKMPDGEPIEAGMVTRSIESAQRKVEGRNFDIRKQLLEYDDVANDQRKETYRLRNEVLESADIGELIANLREDVLRTICSIYVPLESMEEQWDLAGLEHALASEWGLKVDLQKWVEGSDSVDDVEIVDRVLEAAKESYDAKVDLSGRQSFAGFERSVLLYSVDTHWREHLAALDHLRQGIHLRGYAQKDPKQEYRREAFELYGELLNVIKNDVVKNIMTVEIRSASELDQAAESMNEDLAKLSDVQYQHADPDMEVAGSTGDRGAALDIQPAPVRSGPKIGRNDPCSCGSGKKYKNCCGALS from the coding sequence ATGGTAATCGGTCTTCTTAAAACCCTGGTCGGCAGTCGAAACGACCGCCTCTTAAAACAGTATCGCAAAGTAGTTGCTAAGGTTGGCACTTTTGAAGCAAACCTGCAAACTTTGGATGATGCCGCGCTCGCCGCTAAAACCGACGAATTCAAGTCTCGCTTAGCTTCTGGCGAGTCTTTGGATAGCATCGCGCCTGAGGCATTCGCAGTTGTGCGCGAGGCCAGTGTGCGCGTGATGAAGATGCGCCATTTTGATGCTCAGTTGATGGGTGGCTTGGCCTTACATCAAGGCAAGATTGCGGAGATGGGGACTGGAGAAGGTAAAACCTTAACGGCAACCTTACCCGTATATTTAAATGCACTGACCGGCAAAGGTGTGCACGTTGTTACGGTCAATGATTATTTGGCGCAACGTGATGCCGAGTGGATGTCTACCTTGTACAACTTCTTGGGTATGAAAGTTGGAGTGAATCTGTCACAGATGGATCACACCACCAAGAAAGAGGCTTATGCCGCTGACATTACCTACGGTACCAATAATGAGTTTGGGTTTGATTACCTACGCGATAATATGGTCCAGGACTTGGAGCAACGCGTTCAACGAGGCTTAGCTTATGCCATCGTGGATGAGGTGGATTCCATCTTGATCGATGAGGCTCGTACCCCATTAATTATTTCCGGCCAAGCCGATGATCACACTGATCTCTACATCAAAATAAATGCTCTGCCTTCTCATCTAGAGCTTCAAATTGGTGAAGAGAAGTCTGATGGCACCGGTGTTGAAAAGCCTGGTGACTATTGGGTGGATGAAAAATCTCAGCAGGTTTACCTTACTGAGCGTGGCCACGATAAGGCTGAAGAAGTTTTAGTGCAGTTGGGCGCATTAGATGATGGCGCTTCACTATACGCACCACAAAATATTACTTTGATGCATCACGTTTATGCAGCCTTACGTGCACATACCCTCTATCACCGTGATCAACAATATGTCGTTCAAAACGGTGAAGTCATCATTGTTGATGAATTCACAGGCCGTTTGATGCAAGGACGTCGTTGGTCAGATGGATTGCATCAGGCAGTAGAGGCAAAAGAAGGGGTTGCGATTCAGAATGAGAATCAGACTCTAGCGACGATTACTTTCCAGAATTATTTCCGCATGTATGGAAAGCTGGCTGGCATGACTGGTACCGCCGATACTGAGGCATATGAGTTCAAGGAAATTTATAACCTTGAAACCGTAGTTATTCCGCCCAATCGGATTAGCCAAAGAAAAGACAAGCAAGACCAAATTTACAAGTCTTCACGTGAGCGCTACGATGCCGTAATTAAGGATATTGAAGACTGTTATCAACGTGGGCAGCCTGTGCTGGTTGGTACTACATCGATTGAAAATTCTGAATTAATTGCTGGTTTGTTGGATAAGCGCAAGCTTCCTCACCAAGTGTTGAACGCCAAACAGCATGCTCGCGAAGCTGAAATTATTGCTCAAGCTGGCCGTCCAAAAATGATTACGATCGCTACCAATATGGCTGGTCGTGGAACTGACATCGTACTTGGCGGTAATGTTGGTAAGCAATCTTCTTTAATTCAAGTCGACGAGGCTCTGAGTGACTTAGAAAAAGCTGCAAAGATTAAGAGCCTGCAGGATGAGTGGCAAAGTATTCATGATCAAGTGTTGACCGCTGGTGGTTTACATATCATCGGCACAGAGCGCCATGAAAGCCGTCGTATTGATAACCAGTTAAGAGGCCGCTCTGGTCGTCAGGGTGACCCAGGTTCATCACGCTTCTATCTTTCCTTGGATGATCCACTTCTGCGCATTTTTGCTGGTGATCGCTTGCGCGCAGTGATGGAACGCTTGAAGATGCCAGATGGCGAACCAATCGAAGCAGGCATGGTTACACGCTCAATTGAATCTGCCCAGCGTAAAGTCGAAGGTCGTAACTTTGATATTCGCAAACAATTATTAGAGTATGACGACGTAGCAAACGATCAACGCAAAGAAACCTATCGCTTAAGAAATGAAGTGCTTGAAAGTGCTGATATTGGCGAATTGATTGCCAACTTACGTGAAGATGTATTGCGTACTATTTGCTCAATTTATGTTCCTTTGGAGTCAATGGAGGAGCAGTGGGATTTGGCTGGACTTGAACATGCCTTGGCTAGCGAGTGGGGCCTTAAGGTCGATCTACAGAAGTGGGTTGAAGGTTCTGATAGTGTTGATGATGTTGAGATCGTCGATCGCGTACTTGAGGCGGCCAAAGAATCCTATGATGCGAAGGTCGATCTTTCGGGTCGCCAATCATTTGCTGGCTTTGAGCGCTCAGTACTGCTCTACAGCGTAGATACTCATTGGCGCGAACATTTGGCCGCTTTAGATCATTTGCGTCAAGGTATTCATTTGCGTGGATATGCACAAAAGGATCCTAAGCAGGAGTATCGTCGTGAGGCATTCGAGCTTTATGGTGAATTGCTGAACGTGATTAAAAATGATGTGGTGAAGAACATCATGACGGTAGAGATTCGGAGTGCTAGCGAGTTAGATCAAGCAGCAGAGTCCATGAATGAAGACTTGGCAAAACTCTCCGATGTTCAATATCAACATGCTGATCCAGATATGGAAGTTGCTGGCTCAACTGGTGATCGTGGTGCGGCTCTTGATATTCAGCCAGCCCCAGTTCGTTCTGGTCCAAAGATTGGCCGTAATGATCCTTGCAGTTGTGGCAGCGGTAAGAAATACAAAAATTGCTGCGGAGCATTGAGTTAA
- a CDS encoding (2Fe-2S)-binding protein, with amino-acid sequence MAISFTLNGKAVNFEGDPETPILWVLRDHLDVTSPKYGCGAGLCGACTVHLEGAAIRSCSIPISAAAGKAVTSLEGLAEKMGKAIQDAWIEFDVPQCGYCQTGQMMSAADLLAKKKQPSSDEIKNAMSGNICRCGTYSRIEKAVKRAADKLA; translated from the coding sequence ATGGCCATTTCTTTTACTCTCAATGGTAAAGCCGTCAATTTTGAGGGAGATCCTGAAACTCCTATCTTGTGGGTCTTACGCGATCACCTAGATGTCACTAGCCCAAAGTATGGATGTGGTGCTGGCCTCTGCGGTGCTTGTACTGTTCACCTAGAGGGCGCTGCAATTCGCTCCTGTTCGATTCCAATTTCTGCGGCTGCGGGTAAAGCAGTGACATCCCTTGAGGGTTTGGCAGAAAAGATGGGTAAAGCCATTCAAGATGCTTGGATTGAGTTTGATGTGCCCCAATGCGGCTATTGCCAGACAGGTCAAATGATGTCTGCCGCTGATTTATTAGCCAAGAAAAAACAACCCAGTAGCGATGAGATTAAAAATGCCATGAGCGGCAATATTTGTCGCTGTGGAACTTATTCCCGCATTGAAAAAGCAGTAAAACGTGCTGCTGACAAGTTGGCGTAA
- a CDS encoding xanthine dehydrogenase family protein molybdopterin-binding subunit: MKNHSLKNQSRRQFIQQTATAAGAFVVGMYLPLSSEAATSAGQQPALANAWIRITPSNQITLICARSEMGQDVYTSMPALLAEELNLPLSMIQVEIAGVAPVYINALLGGQITGGSTSVREAFDKLRTAGAATRSVLVEAAAQRWNVAASDCKAMNGKVTHSSGKSATYGELAADAAKLPLPEKPALKSPANFMVIGKESMRRLDTPIKVAGKAVYGIDVKIPGMAIASLAQCPVIGGTPTSYDASAALKVSGVIKVVQISDGVAVLAKDFYTARKGRDALQITWNEGANATLSNAVVRKSLEEGLSKKGAVIKTVGDINATVANGKTVSAQYFLPYLAHSTMEPVNCSADVSNGKCRIIGPIQFQQGGEAVAAAAAGVKPEDVTIETTFLGGGFGRKLELDFIRQAAEISKAAGMPVKMLWTKEDDITHDFYRPMSIHKVEGVLGANGQLETMKAKMVSQSVTARAFPGFVKDGFDPFMVEGSNNVTYEIPNMEITNVITDTGVRVGYWRSVSNALNAFAIESFVDEAAKAAGKDPVAFRLASLDKHPRAKAALELAVKKSGYSASSKRFGVAQMECYDTYSACVIELDPTASSTKVKKVTFVSDCGIAVHPDQARAQLTGGVIYGLSAALANEITIENGRIQQNNFNNYPSLRQNQVPIVEVHLIPSQEKPGGLGEVGVPLVAPALANAIAAATGKRIRELPIKA, translated from the coding sequence ATGAAAAATCATTCTTTAAAAAATCAAAGCCGCCGCCAATTTATTCAGCAAACCGCGACTGCAGCAGGCGCTTTTGTAGTTGGGATGTACCTACCGCTCTCTAGTGAAGCTGCAACCAGCGCTGGTCAGCAACCAGCTTTAGCTAATGCCTGGATTCGTATTACTCCAAGCAATCAAATTACCCTTATCTGCGCTCGCTCAGAGATGGGGCAAGACGTCTACACTTCCATGCCTGCCCTTTTGGCAGAAGAATTGAATTTGCCTCTCTCGATGATTCAAGTCGAGATTGCAGGTGTTGCCCCGGTTTATATCAATGCCTTATTGGGCGGTCAAATTACTGGTGGTTCAACTTCTGTGCGTGAAGCATTTGATAAGTTGAGAACTGCAGGCGCAGCCACACGTTCAGTGTTGGTTGAGGCGGCAGCACAACGTTGGAATGTGGCTGCATCTGACTGTAAGGCAATGAATGGCAAGGTTACTCATTCCTCCGGCAAGTCTGCGACATATGGGGAGTTAGCTGCCGATGCCGCTAAGTTACCGCTTCCCGAGAAGCCTGCGCTGAAGTCTCCTGCTAACTTTATGGTGATTGGTAAAGAATCCATGCGTCGCTTGGATACGCCAATCAAGGTGGCAGGTAAAGCTGTTTACGGAATCGATGTCAAGATTCCAGGCATGGCAATTGCCTCGTTGGCGCAGTGCCCTGTAATTGGTGGAACGCCGACATCCTATGATGCATCTGCTGCACTTAAAGTTTCTGGCGTTATTAAAGTTGTACAGATTTCTGATGGCGTTGCTGTATTGGCTAAAGATTTCTATACGGCACGTAAAGGGCGAGACGCGCTTCAAATTACTTGGAATGAGGGTGCAAATGCCACTCTCAGCAATGCTGTTGTTAGGAAATCTTTGGAAGAGGGTTTATCTAAAAAAGGTGCCGTTATCAAAACAGTGGGCGATATTAATGCTACCGTAGCCAATGGTAAAACGGTTAGTGCACAGTACTTTTTACCTTACCTGGCCCACTCTACGATGGAGCCAGTCAATTGCTCTGCAGATGTATCTAATGGCAAGTGCAGAATTATTGGACCCATCCAATTTCAACAGGGTGGTGAAGCGGTTGCTGCGGCAGCTGCAGGTGTTAAGCCTGAGGACGTCACGATTGAAACTACCTTCTTGGGTGGTGGATTTGGGCGTAAGCTCGAGCTGGACTTTATACGTCAGGCCGCTGAGATTTCTAAGGCGGCTGGGATGCCCGTGAAAATGCTGTGGACTAAAGAGGATGACATTACTCATGACTTCTACCGTCCAATGAGTATTCATAAAGTGGAGGGCGTATTAGGGGCAAATGGACAACTAGAGACCATGAAAGCCAAGATGGTTTCGCAATCTGTCACTGCTCGCGCATTCCCGGGTTTTGTAAAAGATGGCTTTGACCCCTTTATGGTGGAGGGCTCAAACAACGTTACCTATGAAATTCCAAATATGGAGATTACTAACGTCATTACAGATACTGGTGTTCGGGTAGGTTATTGGCGTTCTGTGAGTAACGCGCTAAATGCATTTGCTATCGAGAGTTTTGTTGATGAAGCAGCAAAAGCTGCGGGTAAGGACCCTGTAGCGTTTCGCTTAGCGTCTCTTGATAAGCATCCACGAGCAAAGGCAGCTTTGGAATTGGCTGTTAAAAAGTCAGGCTATTCTGCCAGCAGCAAGCGTTTTGGCGTAGCCCAGATGGAATGCTATGACACCTACTCCGCATGTGTAATTGAATTGGATCCTACTGCTAGCAGCACAAAGGTAAAGAAGGTCACTTTTGTTTCCGATTGCGGTATTGCTGTGCACCCAGACCAAGCCCGGGCTCAACTGACTGGTGGTGTGATTTATGGACTTAGTGCTGCTTTAGCTAATGAGATCACTATTGAAAATGGACGTATTCAGCAAAACAATTTCAATAACTATCCTAGCTTGCGTCAAAATCAAGTTCCGATTGTTGAGGTGCATCTCATCCCCAGCCAGGAAAAACCAGGTGGGTTGGGCGAGGTTGGCGTACCTTTGGTGGCGCCGGCATTGGCTAATGC